A genomic region of Amphiura filiformis chromosome 6, Afil_fr2py, whole genome shotgun sequence contains the following coding sequences:
- the LOC140154335 gene encoding uncharacterized protein: protein MDFCQPSKQLICLLILMHQWAVSSPQSTVTPPSSESNKGEGDDMKWLVYSMGALVGVSIVGILILLIVCVRLRYKERNLSNIFKWEIKHNAKSGQLRPSLQHKTREKVPAPRNNNTMKLSRPDASHLYQLPNLREDFTGHQNRKQFVGHRTIPIEEDDAASIIATAGSVFAEPGSVLVEAGTVFAEAESTEESGC from the exons ATGGATTTTTGTCAACCTTCAAAGCAGTTGATTTGCTTGCTGATATTAATGCACCAATGGGCAGTAAGTTCTCCACAAAGCACAGTTACGCCACCAAGCAGTGAAAGTAACAAGG GAGAGGGTGATGACATGAAGTGGTTGGTGTATTCCATGGGTGCATTGGTAGGAGTATCCATCGTGGGTATCTTAATACTTCTCATAGTTTGCGTACGTCTACGGTATAAGGAAAGAAATTTGAGTAATATTTTCAAATG GGAAATAAAGCATAATGCTAAAAGTGGTCAACTACGCCCATCTCTACAACACAAGACACGCGAGAAAGTACCAGCACCAAGGAACAATAACACTATGAAATTAAGTAGACCAGATGCATCTCATCTTTATCAGCTTCCGAATCTCAGGGAGGACTTCACTGGTCATCAAAACCGAAAACAATTTGTGGGACATAGAACTATTCCCAT AGAAGAGGACGACGCAGCCTCCATAATCGCTACAGCTGGGTCAGTTTTTGCCGAACCTGGATCGGTTTTAGTCGAAGCTGGAACTGTTTTTGCCGAAGCTGAATCTACCGAGGAAAGTGGATGCTGA
- the LOC140154334 gene encoding EGF-like repeat and discoidin I-like domain-containing protein 3 produces the protein MCPVLKECPTNPCLNGGTCYELIGTDSNICECLQEFTGDDCSIVKAKCVNDMPCQNGGVCERRRDGVAGYMCICHAGWLGSNCQTKAINECKSSPCKSGEKCIDLDDGFMCACEDTKCNNNAATTQLSLEPWWVALLSLIGFLFLMFIIFIIVVQYTLKRSDRKKKALRYTVNERQEKEISATYINTSY, from the exons ATGTGTCCGG TTTTGAAGGAATGTCCTACTAACCCCTGTCTGAACGGAGGTACATGTTATGAATTGATTGGGACTGACAGCAATATCTGCGAGTGCCTTCAGGAATTCACTGGTGATGACTGTAGTATTGTCAAGGCCAAGTGTGTCAATGATATGCCATGCCAGAATGGAGGGGTCTGCGAGAGGAGAAGGGATGGAGTGGCTGGATATATGTGTATATGTCATGCTGGATGGCTAGGTAGCAACTGCCAAACTAAGG CTATCAACGAGTGTAAATCAAGTCCATGTAAAAGTGGAGAGAAGTGTATTGACTTAGACGACGGTTTTATGTGCGCATGCGAAGACACAAAGTGTAATAACA ATGCAGCTACAACACAACTCTCTTTGGAACCATGGTGGGTGGCACTCCTCTCGCTTATTGGATTTCTTTTCCTTATGTTCATCATCTTTATTATTGTTGTACAGTATACTTTGAAACGAAGTGACCGGAAAAAGAAGGCTCTTCGTTATACGGTGAATGAAAGGCAGGAAAAAGAAATCTCTGCTACTTACATTAATACGAGTTATTGA